One genomic region from Polyangium spumosum encodes:
- a CDS encoding DUF2795 domain-containing protein, with protein sequence MAEKNKDESKGTMTVKEAGHLGGKEVQHQRDLRDRKEVRGQAYDKPGPPEGTAFGIGAVTQALSGMEFPVTKQDLLERAGDQEIEYRKGQPVSLRQIIEGLEDEEFASMANVVQAVSGALKEEGLSGEKEEKAA encoded by the coding sequence ATGGCCGAGAAAAACAAGGACGAGAGCAAGGGCACGATGACCGTGAAGGAGGCAGGACACCTCGGCGGCAAGGAGGTCCAGCACCAGCGTGATCTCCGCGATCGCAAGGAGGTCCGCGGGCAGGCGTACGACAAGCCCGGGCCGCCCGAGGGCACGGCCTTCGGCATCGGCGCGGTCACGCAGGCGCTCTCCGGCATGGAGTTCCCCGTGACGAAGCAAGACCTGCTGGAGCGCGCAGGCGACCAGGAGATCGAGTATCGCAAGGGACAACCCGTCTCGCTGCGCCAGATCATCGAGGGCCTCGAGGACGAGGAGTTCGCCTCGATGGCAAACGTCGTTCAAGCAGTGAGCGGCGCCCTCAAGGAAGAGGGGCTCAGCGGCGAGAAGGAGGAGAAGGCGGCCTGA
- the glmS gene encoding glutamine--fructose-6-phosphate transaminase (isomerizing), whose translation MCGIVGYVGTRHAAPIIVDGLRKLEYRGYDSAGVAIHDGRSIEIVRTLGKLARLSEALEKRPLAGSTGIGHTRWATHGRPSEANAHPHSAGPVAVVHNGIIENHVAVRQELEAEGVKFLSDTDTEIVAHLIHRELTRGKKGSGASTSLFAAVQAALRHVVGAYAIAVVSRDEPDVVVVARHGSPLVVGLGEGEMLCGSDIPALLSHTRQMIFLEDGDVAELRASGVRTETVSGEVVTRKAKHIDWSPVQAERGGYKHFMRKEIHEQPEVVEATLRGRIDLAEGDVYAAEMGVPPEVARSIRRVYFVACGTSHHAAIAGRYWMEQLAKVPSVVELASEVRYREPLFYPDDLVIAVSQSGETADTLAAVKAAKAGGARVLSVANVLDSAIPRAADGALYTHAGPEIGVASTKCFTTQLTALLLLAVYVGRRRNTLPQERAQKVLQALWEIPSHQREILGDADYVHAIAKKLVHAKDVLFLGRGLGFPIALEGALKLKEISYAHAEGYAAGEMKHGPIALIDEQLPVVAVCPRDAQYEKMLSNVQEVRAREGQVIAIATKGDEAMLELAQHIVWIPKAPDEVLPLLTVLPLQLIAYFVANLKGNDVDQPRNLAKTVTVE comes from the coding sequence ATGTGCGGGATCGTAGGATACGTCGGGACGCGGCACGCGGCCCCCATCATCGTCGACGGGCTCCGGAAGCTCGAGTACCGGGGGTACGACTCGGCCGGCGTCGCCATCCATGATGGTCGTTCCATCGAGATTGTCCGGACGCTCGGCAAGCTCGCGCGGTTGTCCGAGGCGCTGGAGAAGCGCCCCCTCGCGGGCTCGACGGGCATCGGGCACACGCGCTGGGCGACACACGGCCGCCCGAGCGAGGCGAACGCGCACCCGCACTCGGCCGGGCCCGTCGCCGTCGTGCACAACGGCATCATCGAGAACCACGTGGCCGTGCGGCAGGAGCTCGAAGCCGAGGGCGTGAAGTTCCTCTCGGACACGGACACGGAGATCGTCGCGCACCTGATCCACCGCGAGCTCACGCGGGGGAAGAAGGGAAGCGGCGCGTCGACGTCGCTCTTCGCCGCCGTGCAAGCGGCCCTCCGGCACGTGGTCGGCGCCTATGCGATCGCCGTCGTGTCGCGGGACGAGCCGGACGTGGTGGTCGTGGCGAGGCACGGCTCGCCGCTCGTCGTGGGCCTCGGCGAGGGTGAGATGCTCTGCGGCAGCGACATCCCGGCGCTGCTCTCGCACACGCGCCAGATGATCTTCCTCGAGGACGGGGACGTGGCGGAGCTCCGCGCCTCGGGCGTGCGCACCGAGACGGTCTCCGGCGAGGTGGTGACGCGCAAGGCGAAGCACATCGACTGGAGCCCGGTGCAGGCCGAGCGGGGCGGCTACAAGCATTTCATGCGCAAGGAGATCCACGAGCAGCCGGAGGTCGTGGAGGCGACGTTGCGGGGCCGGATCGACCTCGCCGAGGGCGACGTGTACGCGGCCGAGATGGGCGTGCCGCCGGAGGTCGCGCGATCGATCCGGCGTGTGTATTTCGTGGCCTGCGGGACGAGCCACCACGCGGCGATCGCCGGTCGATACTGGATGGAGCAGCTCGCGAAGGTGCCCTCGGTCGTGGAGCTCGCGAGCGAGGTGCGGTATCGCGAGCCGCTCTTTTATCCGGACGACCTGGTGATCGCGGTGAGCCAATCGGGCGAGACGGCCGATACGCTGGCGGCCGTGAAGGCGGCGAAGGCGGGCGGGGCGCGGGTCCTCTCGGTGGCGAACGTGCTCGACAGCGCGATCCCGCGGGCGGCCGACGGGGCGCTCTACACGCACGCGGGCCCCGAGATCGGCGTGGCCTCGACGAAATGCTTCACGACGCAGCTCACGGCGCTCCTGCTCCTCGCGGTGTACGTGGGCCGGCGGCGCAATACGCTGCCGCAGGAGCGCGCGCAGAAGGTGCTGCAGGCGCTCTGGGAGATCCCGAGCCACCAGCGAGAGATCCTGGGCGACGCCGATTACGTGCACGCCATCGCCAAGAAGCTCGTGCACGCGAAGGACGTGCTCTTTTTGGGCCGCGGGCTCGGCTTCCCGATCGCGCTCGAGGGGGCGCTCAAGCTGAAAGAGATCTCCTACGCGCACGCCGAGGGGTACGCGGCCGGCGAGATGAAGCACGGCCCGATCGCGCTGATCGACGAGCAGCTCCCGGTGGTGGCCGTCTGCCCGCGCGACGCGCAATACGAGAAGATGCTCTCGAACGTGCAGGAGGTCCGGGCCCGCGAGGGCCAGGTCATCGCCATTGCCACGAAAGGCGACGAGGCGATGCTGGAGCTCGCGCAGCACATCGTGTGGATCCCGAAGGCGCCGGACGAGGTGCTGCCGCTCCTCACGGTGCTGCCGCTGCAGCTCATCGCCTATTTCGTGGCGAACTTGAAGGGCAACGACGTCGATCAGCCGCGCAACCTGGCGAAGACGGTCACGGTCGAGTGA
- a CDS encoding esterase/lipase family protein gives MALRAFSVGVLCLLVAAACGPTPDPEAAGGSGGQGASGGGGPGGGGAGGNGGDAPYPPADAFDPAYDAYFDPPAAGEYKDDYRVVGEITPPAWSWGKIELVEGLQRYRTEGYNVRTQKLRWEDTFEDDTYKLKTYFGALNQELVDGFNIHYKDTCAGAVGQNGAPACGQKGPMRPEARFVLLHHGPKTASLSCDKSKPPVLLVHGAMQNGNVWLLPGGDDGAGNAYPGTTQKTGMVQWLEERGFCTYALTFGTFHGDNFNQATNLANVIRRVSALVGQPKVDVVAWSKGVLAADLYLSNVASWKDWGPKHFERVAADTAKNVPAFRKDVRTYVALSGPHLGIDLNFRHPFNNLIIYSTPDAAPIGQGPVTWGWMSAVQCVTFGYASGPNSIFPNPYAYSACENRGAMWPDYWTRIYTSNITGLDAAGKPVSEKSLEALNVAEGVDGAKFDFDQYNHAMWGSIDESGAHVSAYLGQLQTAYDLRTFYPLPNRQDDPVSYDWSELDTDESKWRAWVNTYKLAYNPAGVPAGWIEDDDAHITCRATAYEPQTSPCKAKHGYYDATHAEAYEFGYATYTLMDGIGIEAVMEMGGNFIERLKGHGLSPDLDSLYVVHGTQPGAPGTIFEIDGMECPTCDPKGDGVLFDVSIAARDQLTQGWPADAKESRSKQEGVAFGHLEVGVAPAVWEKIGAAFDK, from the coding sequence ATGGCATTACGTGCATTTTCCGTGGGCGTGCTCTGTTTGCTCGTGGCGGCCGCCTGCGGCCCGACCCCGGATCCCGAGGCGGCGGGCGGGAGCGGAGGCCAGGGCGCCTCGGGCGGGGGCGGGCCGGGCGGCGGCGGCGCGGGCGGGAATGGCGGGGACGCGCCGTATCCGCCGGCGGACGCGTTCGACCCAGCGTACGACGCTTATTTCGATCCCCCCGCGGCCGGCGAATACAAGGATGATTACCGCGTCGTCGGCGAGATCACCCCGCCGGCCTGGTCGTGGGGCAAGATCGAGCTCGTCGAGGGCCTGCAGCGTTACCGCACCGAGGGCTACAACGTCCGCACGCAGAAGCTGCGCTGGGAGGACACGTTCGAGGACGACACGTACAAGCTGAAGACGTATTTCGGCGCGCTGAACCAGGAGCTCGTCGACGGCTTCAACATCCATTACAAGGACACGTGCGCCGGCGCGGTGGGGCAAAACGGGGCCCCCGCCTGCGGCCAGAAGGGCCCGATGCGCCCCGAGGCGCGGTTCGTCCTTTTGCACCACGGGCCGAAGACGGCGTCGCTCTCCTGCGACAAGAGCAAGCCCCCCGTCCTCCTGGTGCACGGCGCCATGCAAAACGGCAACGTGTGGCTCCTGCCCGGCGGCGACGACGGCGCGGGCAACGCCTACCCGGGCACGACGCAGAAGACGGGAATGGTGCAATGGCTGGAGGAGCGCGGTTTTTGCACGTACGCGCTCACCTTCGGCACGTTCCACGGCGACAACTTCAACCAGGCGACGAACCTCGCCAACGTGATCCGGCGCGTCTCCGCGCTCGTCGGTCAACCCAAGGTCGACGTCGTGGCCTGGAGCAAGGGCGTGCTCGCGGCCGACCTCTACCTCTCGAACGTCGCGAGCTGGAAGGACTGGGGCCCGAAACATTTCGAGCGCGTCGCGGCGGACACGGCCAAGAACGTGCCGGCCTTCCGCAAGGACGTGCGCACCTACGTGGCGCTCTCGGGGCCGCACCTCGGCATCGACCTGAACTTCCGCCATCCCTTCAACAACCTCATCATCTACAGCACGCCCGACGCCGCGCCGATCGGCCAGGGCCCGGTGACCTGGGGGTGGATGAGCGCGGTGCAATGCGTGACGTTCGGCTACGCCTCCGGGCCGAACTCGATCTTCCCGAACCCCTACGCCTACTCGGCCTGCGAGAACCGCGGCGCGATGTGGCCCGATTACTGGACCCGCATCTACACCTCGAACATCACGGGCCTCGACGCCGCGGGCAAGCCCGTCTCCGAGAAGAGCCTCGAGGCGCTGAACGTCGCGGAGGGCGTGGACGGGGCGAAGTTCGATTTCGATCAGTACAACCACGCGATGTGGGGCTCGATCGACGAGTCGGGCGCGCACGTCTCGGCGTACCTCGGGCAGCTCCAGACGGCCTACGACCTGCGCACGTTCTACCCCTTGCCGAACCGGCAGGACGATCCGGTCTCCTACGACTGGTCCGAGCTCGACACCGACGAGTCGAAATGGCGCGCCTGGGTGAACACCTACAAGCTCGCCTACAACCCGGCCGGCGTCCCCGCCGGGTGGATCGAGGACGACGACGCGCACATCACCTGCCGCGCCACCGCCTACGAGCCGCAAACCTCGCCCTGCAAGGCGAAACACGGCTATTACGACGCGACGCACGCCGAGGCGTACGAATTCGGGTACGCGACGTACACGCTCATGGATGGCATCGGCATCGAGGCCGTGATGGAGATGGGCGGCAACTTCATCGAGCGATTGAAGGGCCACGGCCTGAGCCCCGACCTCGATTCTCTCTACGTGGTGCACGGCACGCAGCCCGGCGCGCCCGGCACCATCTTCGAGATCGACGGCATGGAGTGCCCGACCTGCGATCCGAAGGGCGACGGCGTGCTCTTCGACGTGAGCATCGCCGCCCGCGATCAGCTCACGCAGGGCTGGCCCGCGGACGCGAAGGAGAGCCGCTCGAAGCAGGAGGGCGTCGCGTTCGGCCACCTCGAGGTCGGCGTCGCGCCGGCCGTCTGGGAGAAGATCGGGGCCGCCTTCGACAAATGA